A single window of Entomoplasma ellychniae DNA harbors:
- a CDS encoding IS3 family transposase: protein MGRVGNSLDNREAEYFFGCLKGEYLNHLATAKMKFHEIYKYILEYIEWYNFKRKNKKYWIEKSQLLLALLINKM from the coding sequence ATGGGAAGGGTTGGAAATTCATTAGATAACCGAGAAGCTGAATATTTCTTTGGTTGTTTAAAAGGAGAATATTTAAATCATCTAGCTACTGCAAAAATGAAATTTCATGAAATTTATAAGTATATATTAGAATATATAGAGTGATATAATTTTAAAAGAAAAAACAAAAAGTATTGAATTGAAAAGAGCCAGCTTTTGCTAGCGCTATTAATTAATAAAATGTAG
- a CDS encoding DNA methyltransferase, translating to MKTIEDLIFDLTKEQAKFIYLELIKIHSNKGDTILDCFAGSGTALLAAKELGINFLGCEKDPIYFELASKRLEC from the coding sequence ATGAAAACAATAGAAGATTTAATCTTTGATTTAACAAAAGAACAAGCAAAATTCATATATTTGGAACTTATAAAAATTCATTCAAATAAAGGAGATACTATTCTTGACTGCTTTGCTGGTAGTGGAACTGCCTTATTAGCTGCAAAAGAACTTGGTATAAATTTTTTAGGTTGTGAGAAAGATCCAATTTATTTTGAGTTGGCCTCAAAAAGATTGGAATGTTAA
- a CDS encoding helix-turn-helix domain-containing protein yields MKNYKQLSFKERTIIEYLYKLNKSITYIVKELGRNKSTISQELKQILATPLYIAKDAQFTTGMNIQNKTISKQKSLQNFLILYMPILSQSLMELMSVFLKLNNWEIKPQQLKWFTIGFIQK; encoded by the coding sequence ATGAAAAATTATAAACAATTATCGTTCAAAGAACGTACAATTATTGAATATTTATATAAGTTAAATAAATCAATCACATATATAGTCAAAGAATTAGGTAGAAATAAATCAACCATTTCTCAAGAGTTAAAACAGATTTTAGCAACACCGTTATATATCGCAAAAGATGCACAATTTACAACTGGTATGAATATACAAAATAAGACCATATCAAAACAGAAAAGTTTACAGAATTTTTTAATTCTTTATATGCCAATTTTGAGCCAAAGTTTAATGGAATTGATGTCTGTGTTTTTAAAGCTAAACAATTGGGAAATAAAACCCCAGCAACTCAAATGGTTTACAATCGGATTCATTCAAAAGTAA